In Prosthecodimorpha staleyi, the following are encoded in one genomic region:
- the ftsH gene encoding ATP-dependent zinc metalloprotease FtsH: MNANFRNFALWVVIGLLLIALFQLFQAPGKSGDQTDIAFSQFLDEVENGRVKDVTIVDQQISGNLTSGGRFQTYAPKDSQYVELLRRKEVIIKARPAGENFSLLNVLMTWFPMLLIVAAWLFIMRQMQGSGGKAMGFGKSKAKLLTEAHGRVTFDDVAGIDEAKEDLQEIVEFLRDPQKFQRLGGRIPRGVLLVGPPGTGKTLTARAVAGEANVPFFTISGSDFVEMFVGVGASRVRDMFEQAKKNAPCIIFIDEIDAVGRHRGAGLGGGNDEREQTLNQLLVEMDGFEPNEGIIIIAATNRPDVLDPALLRPGRFDRQIVVSNPDVIGREKILKVHVRKVPLAPDVDLKVIARGTPGFSGADLMNLVNEAALLAARRSKRIVTMAEFEDAKDKIMMGAERRSSVMTQEEKELTAYHEAGHAILALNVPSADPLHKATIIPRGRALGMVMQLPEGDRYSVRYKWMTSRLAIMMGGRVAEEITFGKENITSGAQSDIEQATKLARAMVTRWGFSDELGTVAYGENQEEVFLGYSMGQRQNISEATSQTIDREVRRLIDQAYTDARHILTEKHDDFVAVAKGLLEYETLSGEEIKELINGNPPHRDSGDKQPSQRSSAVPSAGGAKRETKAGEPEGGVAPQPS; this comes from the coding sequence ATGAACGCCAATTTCCGGAACTTCGCACTGTGGGTCGTGATCGGTCTCCTGCTGATCGCGTTGTTCCAGCTGTTCCAGGCACCGGGCAAATCGGGCGACCAGACCGATATCGCCTTCTCGCAGTTCCTCGACGAGGTCGAGAACGGTCGCGTCAAGGACGTGACCATCGTCGACCAGCAGATCTCCGGCAACCTGACCAGCGGCGGCCGCTTCCAGACCTACGCGCCGAAGGACTCGCAATATGTCGAGCTGCTGCGGCGCAAGGAGGTGATCATCAAGGCGCGGCCGGCGGGCGAGAATTTCAGCCTGCTCAACGTGCTGATGACCTGGTTCCCGATGCTGCTGATCGTCGCCGCCTGGCTGTTCATCATGCGCCAGATGCAGGGCTCCGGCGGCAAGGCGATGGGCTTCGGCAAGTCCAAGGCCAAGCTTCTGACCGAGGCTCACGGCCGCGTGACCTTCGACGACGTGGCCGGCATCGACGAGGCCAAGGAAGATCTTCAGGAGATCGTCGAGTTCCTGCGCGATCCGCAGAAGTTCCAGCGCCTCGGCGGCCGCATCCCGCGCGGCGTCCTGCTCGTCGGCCCGCCCGGCACCGGCAAGACGCTGACGGCGCGTGCCGTCGCCGGCGAGGCCAACGTGCCCTTCTTCACCATCTCGGGCTCCGACTTCGTGGAAATGTTCGTCGGCGTCGGCGCCAGCCGCGTCCGCGACATGTTCGAGCAGGCCAAGAAGAACGCGCCCTGCATCATCTTCATCGACGAGATCGACGCGGTCGGTCGGCATCGCGGCGCCGGCCTTGGCGGCGGCAATGACGAGCGCGAGCAGACCCTCAATCAGTTGCTCGTCGAGATGGACGGCTTCGAGCCGAACGAGGGCATCATCATCATCGCGGCCACCAACCGGCCCGACGTGCTTGATCCCGCGCTGCTGCGCCCCGGTCGCTTCGACCGCCAGATCGTCGTCTCCAACCCGGACGTGATCGGCCGTGAGAAGATCCTCAAGGTGCATGTCCGCAAGGTTCCGCTCGCTCCCGACGTCGACCTGAAGGTGATCGCCCGCGGCACCCCCGGCTTCTCCGGCGCCGACCTGATGAATCTCGTCAACGAGGCGGCCCTTCTGGCGGCGCGGCGTTCCAAGCGCATCGTGACCATGGCCGAGTTCGAGGACGCCAAGGACAAGATCATGATGGGAGCGGAGCGCCGTTCGTCCGTCATGACCCAGGAGGAGAAGGAACTGACCGCCTATCACGAGGCCGGCCACGCCATCCTGGCGCTCAACGTTCCCTCCGCCGATCCGCTGCACAAGGCGACCATCATCCCGCGCGGCCGGGCGCTCGGCATGGTCATGCAACTGCCCGAAGGCGACCGCTATTCGGTGCGCTACAAGTGGATGACCTCGCGTCTGGCCATCATGATGGGCGGCCGCGTCGCCGAGGAGATCACCTTCGGCAAGGAGAACATCACCTCCGGCGCGCAGTCGGACATCGAGCAGGCGACCAAGCTGGCGCGGGCCATGGTCACCCGCTGGGGCTTCTCCGACGAACTCGGCACGGTCGCCTATGGCGAAAATCAGGAAGAGGTGTTCCTCGGCTATTCGATGGGCCAGCGTCAGAACATTTCTGAGGCGACGTCGCAGACGATCGACCGCGAGGTCCGCCGCCTGATCGACCAGGCCTATACGGATGCGCGACACATCCTGACCGAGAAGCACGACGACTTCGTCGCGGTGGCCAAGGGCCTGCTCGAATACGAAACGCTGTCGGGCGAAGAGATCAAGGAACTGATCAACGGCAACCCGCCGCACCGCGATTCCGGCGACAAGCAGCCGAGCCAGCGCTCCTCCGCCGTGCCCAGCGCCGGCGGCGCCAAGCGCGAGACCAAGGCCGGCGAGCCGGAAGGCGGCGTCGCCCCGCAGCCGAGCTGA
- a CDS encoding cytochrome b, giving the protein MSVKDSTAGYGSLSIALHWIGAVLVIALFILGNRLEDIPKGPDFIAARNLHVGLGVIGFAFLAARILWRLASPVPHVASNSPALDRIAVFVQAALLALIAVLIVTGPLSIWAGGRPINLFDIASIPSPMPKIDWLHEGLEVVHAIASKAILVLVGLHVLGALKHAIVDRDGLIRRMLVPAR; this is encoded by the coding sequence ATGTCCGTCAAGGATTCCACCGCCGGCTACGGCAGCCTGTCGATCGCTCTGCATTGGATCGGCGCCGTGCTGGTGATCGCGCTTTTCATTCTCGGCAATCGTCTCGAGGACATTCCGAAGGGGCCGGATTTCATCGCCGCCCGCAACCTGCATGTCGGGCTCGGCGTGATCGGCTTCGCCTTCCTGGCCGCCCGCATCCTCTGGCGCCTCGCCAGTCCGGTGCCGCATGTCGCCTCCAACAGTCCGGCACTCGATCGCATCGCGGTTTTCGTCCAGGCCGCCCTGCTGGCCCTGATCGCGGTGCTGATCGTAACCGGACCGCTGTCGATCTGGGCCGGCGGACGGCCGATTAACCTGTTCGACATCGCCTCCATCCCCAGCCCGATGCCCAAGATCGACTGGCTGCACGAAGGCCTTGAGGTCGTCCACGCCATCGCCTCGAAGGCGATCCTGGTGCTGGTCGGCCTGCACGTGCTCGGCGCGTTGAAGCATGCCATCGTCGACCGCGACGGCCTGATCCGGCGGATGCTGGTTCCCGCGCGCTGA
- the tilS gene encoding tRNA lysidine(34) synthetase TilS, which produces MPSADGPLGRTEADRLFAPLAGFRRLAVAVSGGADSTALALLLAEWSARRPGAEPPVVLTVDHGLRAESGIEALAVLRFADRLSLPARSLVWRGDKPAANLQDAARRARYRLLLAAAIRAGCDGLVTAHTLDDQAETLLLNLARGSGVHGLAAMPSVRRLGPVALLRPLLSVPKRRLVATLETRGLDWIEDPSNRSERFARVRVRGLLASAGAFGLSPERLALTAEHMAAAAGALDTATSAVLADALIHPGGFARIARAALASAPDIVRLRALGSLIRHAGGAGPGPRAERLQALGASIAAGTALTRRTLGGALIRPDGDDLWFLRETGRSDRSPVPLVPAVGVLWDGRFAVGTSDGPGLPLTVGDLGRADAKRLVAARDLGLPAFALDAVPAIRRGESLVGVPAFGMAEVPDVTVVALPPGLSELVAAAPGDPDSAAILAAVLADAARPARRSDPFPAAVGPNVTIPSSERTSEVRSTWLSPVHDLF; this is translated from the coding sequence GTGCCAAGTGCTGACGGTCCGCTCGGCCGGACCGAAGCGGATCGTCTGTTCGCCCCGCTTGCCGGTTTTCGCCGACTGGCCGTCGCCGTCTCGGGCGGTGCCGATTCGACCGCGCTGGCGCTCCTCCTCGCGGAGTGGAGTGCGCGCCGTCCAGGCGCCGAGCCGCCCGTCGTCCTGACCGTCGACCACGGCCTGCGCGCAGAGTCCGGTATCGAAGCGCTCGCCGTCCTGCGTTTCGCCGACCGTCTCTCGCTTCCGGCCCGCTCGCTCGTCTGGCGCGGTGACAAGCCCGCCGCCAACCTGCAGGACGCCGCCCGCCGGGCGCGCTACCGCCTTCTTCTCGCCGCCGCCATCCGGGCCGGCTGCGACGGCCTCGTCACCGCCCACACGCTCGATGACCAGGCCGAGACGCTGTTGCTCAATCTCGCGCGCGGCAGCGGGGTCCACGGCCTCGCGGCGATGCCCTCGGTCCGCCGGCTCGGACCGGTCGCCCTGCTCAGGCCCCTTCTGTCGGTCCCGAAGCGGCGCCTGGTGGCGACGCTCGAAACGCGCGGGCTGGATTGGATCGAGGACCCGTCGAACCGGAGCGAGCGCTTCGCTCGCGTGCGGGTGCGCGGTCTCCTGGCATCCGCCGGGGCCTTCGGCCTATCACCGGAGCGCCTCGCTCTGACCGCCGAGCACATGGCGGCTGCGGCCGGCGCGCTCGATACGGCGACCTCGGCCGTCCTGGCCGACGCGCTGATCCATCCCGGCGGTTTCGCGCGCATCGCGCGGGCCGCTTTAGCCTCCGCACCGGATATCGTTCGCCTGCGTGCGCTCGGCAGCCTCATCCGTCACGCCGGGGGCGCCGGCCCCGGGCCGCGCGCCGAGCGGCTGCAGGCGCTGGGTGCATCGATCGCCGCGGGCACAGCCCTGACCCGACGCACGCTCGGCGGGGCACTGATCCGGCCGGACGGCGACGATCTCTGGTTCCTGCGCGAAACCGGCCGCTCCGACCGGAGCCCGGTGCCGTTGGTGCCGGCGGTCGGCGTCCTTTGGGACGGTCGCTTCGCGGTCGGAACGTCCGACGGCCCAGGGCTCCCGCTGACCGTCGGCGATCTCGGCCGTGCGGACGCGAAACGGCTCGTGGCCGCGCGGGACCTCGGCCTGCCGGCTTTCGCACTTGATGCCGTCCCGGCGATCCGGCGCGGCGAAAGTCTTGTCGGTGTGCCCGCCTTCGGGATGGCGGAGGTCCCGGACGTGACGGTCGTCGCGCTGCCGCCGGGCCTTTCGGAACTTGTCGCGGCCGCTCCGGGCGACCCGGATTCGGCGGCCATTCTTGCCGCCGTCCTGGCCGATGCGGCGCGTCCCGCCCGCCGATCGGACCCGTTTCCGGCCGCGGTGGGACCGAACGTAACGATTCCGTCATCGGAACGGACATCCGAAGTCCGGTCGACTTGGCTTTCGCCGGTCCACGACCTATTTTAG
- the ybgF gene encoding tol-pal system protein YbgF, with amino-acid sequence MVSRIFGAGGRLLVGAVLALGLAGPAAAQNLFGLGGDSGADIAQRRQAELNLKIQQLEGQIRNLNGQLEQMGFQVRQLQDGMTRMQKDFEYRLQEIENGQGGQQPQRRPQPGQKKTELAPPAGAVYADDGAPAVPPAPIGGAGPGRPAQGGGYPAAQGGVYPAAPVYGTAPAGPVPRPGPGAPPAPLGQLSANGDPIGGVIGGQGPLDLGARSGAMGANGGVVYAPAPQAVLQDSDAPPGVNLGPPPPQPRTAAVTTVNPRLRGAEPGGMASPADEYDAAYGYILNGEYELAETSFRTFLANHPTDRRSGSALYWLGESLLARNMFREAGDAFLKSYTQYPDGRNAPDSLLKLGIALQGYGERKAACTSYDELLTKYPKASKPIRDRAQAEKIRAKC; translated from the coding sequence ATGGTCTCGCGCATCTTCGGCGCCGGCGGGCGCCTCCTCGTCGGCGCCGTCCTGGCGCTCGGGCTGGCCGGTCCGGCCGCCGCGCAGAACCTGTTCGGCCTGGGTGGCGACAGCGGCGCCGATATCGCCCAGCGGCGTCAAGCCGAACTCAATCTGAAGATCCAGCAGCTCGAAGGCCAGATCCGCAATCTGAACGGCCAGCTCGAGCAGATGGGCTTCCAGGTCCGCCAGCTGCAGGACGGCATGACCCGCATGCAGAAGGACTTCGAGTACCGCCTGCAGGAGATCGAGAACGGACAGGGCGGCCAGCAGCCGCAGCGCCGGCCGCAGCCGGGCCAGAAGAAGACCGAACTGGCCCCGCCGGCCGGTGCCGTCTACGCCGACGACGGGGCGCCTGCCGTCCCGCCGGCTCCGATCGGCGGTGCAGGACCGGGGCGCCCCGCGCAAGGCGGCGGCTATCCGGCCGCACAGGGCGGGGTCTATCCGGCGGCGCCGGTCTACGGCACTGCGCCGGCCGGACCGGTGCCGCGGCCCGGCCCGGGGGCGCCGCCCGCTCCGCTCGGGCAATTGTCCGCCAATGGCGATCCGATCGGCGGAGTGATCGGCGGCCAGGGGCCGCTCGATCTCGGCGCCCGCAGCGGTGCCATGGGGGCCAATGGCGGCGTCGTCTATGCGCCCGCCCCGCAGGCGGTCCTCCAGGACAGCGACGCCCCTCCGGGCGTCAATCTGGGGCCGCCGCCGCCCCAGCCGCGGACCGCCGCCGTCACCACCGTCAATCCGCGCCTGCGCGGCGCCGAGCCGGGCGGCATGGCCAGTCCGGCCGACGAATATGACGCCGCCTACGGCTACATCCTGAACGGCGAGTACGAACTGGCGGAAACCAGCTTCCGCACCTTCCTCGCCAACCATCCGACCGACCGGCGTTCGGGCAGCGCGCTCTACTGGCTTGGCGAGAGCCTTCTGGCGCGCAATATGTTCCGCGAGGCCGGCGACGCCTTCCTGAAGAGCTACACGCAGTATCCCGACGGCCGCAACGCACCCGACAGCCTGCTCAAGCTCGGCATCGCCCTGCAGGGCTACGGCGAGCGCAAGGCGGCCTGCACCAGCTACGACGAACTGCTGACCAAATATCCCAAGGCCTCCAAGCCGATCCGCGACCGCGCCCAGGCCGAGAAGATCCGTGCCAAGTGCTGA
- the pal gene encoding peptidoglycan-associated lipoprotein Pal yields MSLVLRHGRVVKFAAALAATLALGACASQTPSEMGAGGGLGGAGAATPGSQQDFVVNVGDRVFFTADSSDLTTEARGTLDRQSAWLARYARYTVTVEGHADERGTREYNIALGARRAAAARDYLISRGVPPTRLKTISYGKERPVAVCDADTCWNQNRRAVTVLNGAGS; encoded by the coding sequence ATGTCTCTCGTGCTGCGTCATGGGCGCGTCGTGAAGTTCGCCGCCGCGCTCGCGGCCACCCTGGCGCTCGGCGCCTGCGCCAGCCAGACGCCCTCGGAGATGGGGGCCGGTGGCGGCCTCGGCGGCGCCGGTGCCGCCACCCCGGGCAGCCAGCAGGATTTCGTCGTCAATGTCGGCGACCGTGTCTTCTTCACGGCCGATTCGTCCGACCTGACCACGGAAGCCCGCGGTACGCTCGACCGCCAGTCCGCTTGGCTCGCCCGCTATGCCCGCTACACCGTCACGGTCGAAGGCCATGCCGACGAGCGCGGCACGCGCGAATACAACATCGCGCTCGGCGCCCGCCGTGCCGCCGCCGCCCGCGACTATCTGATCTCGCGCGGCGTGCCGCCGACCCGTCTCAAGACCATCTCCTACGGCAAGGAGCGCCCGGTCGCTGTTTGCGATGCGGACACCTGCTGGAACCAGAACCGCCGCGCGGTGACGGTGCTGAACGGCGCCGGGTCCTGA
- the tolB gene encoding Tol-Pal system beta propeller repeat protein TolB has protein sequence MTTLFRRLAGFSGRDRAIRRMVAALAALTTVVLATAAAVAPAAAQLKITITPGQPFTPMPIAVPGFSGDPQLGAEVSRIVAQDLKASGYFAPVDPAAYLDKVVGAGEMPNWNNWRPLNVQALIAGTVSDQGGQIVAQVRVWDVATGQQLVGQQFATSRDNIRRLAHIVADAAYSQLTGFKGMFDSRVAFVDETGPKNARVKRLAIMDWDGQGVRYLTRGQELVLTPRFSPTSQQVAYMSYGQGDPKVFILNVNNGARQLVGDFPSMTFSPRFSPDGGRLLFSLQKEGDANLYVMDLASRQVRPMTQGAAIDTSPSYSPDGSQIVFESDRGGSQQLYVMGADGSNPRRISFGSGRYSTPVWSPDPDNNYIAFTKQDGGSFKIGVMRPDGSGERILTEGYHNEGPTWSPNGRYVMFFRESGGPSGGPGLWLADVTGNVLTQIRTPAFASDPAWSSLLK, from the coding sequence ATGACGACCTTGTTCCGGCGCCTGGCCGGATTTTCGGGCCGCGATCGGGCCATCCGAAGGATGGTGGCGGCCCTTGCCGCTCTGACGACTGTCGTCCTGGCGACTGCCGCAGCGGTCGCGCCCGCGGCCGCCCAGCTGAAGATCACCATCACCCCGGGTCAGCCGTTCACGCCGATGCCGATCGCGGTGCCCGGCTTCTCGGGCGATCCGCAGCTTGGTGCCGAGGTCTCGCGCATCGTCGCGCAGGACCTGAAGGCCTCCGGCTATTTCGCCCCGGTCGATCCCGCCGCCTATCTCGACAAGGTGGTCGGTGCCGGCGAGATGCCGAACTGGAACAACTGGCGCCCGCTCAACGTGCAGGCCCTGATCGCCGGTACGGTCTCCGACCAGGGCGGCCAGATCGTCGCCCAGGTGCGGGTCTGGGATGTGGCGACCGGCCAGCAGCTGGTCGGCCAGCAGTTCGCCACCTCGCGCGACAATATCCGCCGCCTCGCCCATATCGTCGCCGATGCCGCCTATTCGCAGCTGACCGGCTTCAAAGGCATGTTCGACAGCCGCGTCGCCTTCGTCGACGAGACGGGTCCGAAGAATGCCCGCGTCAAGCGCCTCGCCATCATGGACTGGGACGGGCAGGGCGTGCGCTACCTGACCCGCGGCCAGGAACTGGTGCTGACGCCGCGTTTCTCGCCGACCTCCCAGCAGGTCGCCTATATGTCCTACGGCCAGGGCGACCCGAAGGTCTTCATCCTCAACGTCAACAACGGTGCCCGCCAGCTGGTCGGCGATTTCCCGTCGATGACCTTCTCGCCGCGCTTCTCGCCCGATGGCGGGCGCCTGCTGTTCTCCCTGCAGAAGGAAGGCGACGCCAACCTCTACGTGATGGATCTGGCCAGCCGGCAGGTGCGCCCGATGACCCAGGGCGCGGCGATCGACACCTCGCCGTCCTATTCGCCGGACGGATCGCAGATCGTGTTCGAGTCCGACCGCGGCGGCTCCCAGCAGCTCTATGTGATGGGGGCCGACGGCTCCAACCCGCGCCGCATCAGCTTCGGATCGGGCCGCTATTCGACGCCGGTCTGGTCGCCCGATCCCGACAACAACTACATCGCCTTCACCAAGCAGGACGGCGGGTCGTTCAAGATCGGGGTCATGCGTCCGGACGGTTCCGGCGAGCGCATCCTCACAGAGGGCTACCACAACGAAGGCCCGACCTGGTCGCCGAACGGCCGCTACGTGATGTTCTTCCGCGAATCGGGCGGTCCTTCCGGCGGTCCCGGGCTGTGGCTCGCCGATGTCACCGGCAACGTCCTGACGCAGATTCGGACGCCGGCCTTCGCGTCGGATCCGGCCTGGTCGTCGCTTCTCAAGTGA